The following are encoded together in the Flavobacterium sp. TR2 genome:
- a CDS encoding alpha-ketoglutarate-dependent dioxygenase AlkB family protein produces the protein MTLFTDTELFTTGHGGKKIFDLPDCELILIENFFSKEESDSFYERILRKTKWREYEMEIYDKTYTVPRMIAWYEDKDNAGADPNGPDWTYELLKIRSRVEKETQLDFNSLLLNLYRNGKDGVGWHSDREDNSGKDPIIASVTFGETRMFKLRHKFRKDIPLVEIPLHHGSFLLMAGTTNSFWQHHVPKTARKVLPRINLTFRQTQRNA, from the coding sequence ATGACACTATTTACCGACACCGAATTATTTACCACTGGGCACGGAGGTAAAAAAATATTTGATCTTCCGGATTGCGAACTAATTCTGATTGAAAATTTCTTCAGTAAAGAAGAATCAGATTCTTTTTATGAAAGAATACTTCGTAAAACGAAATGGAGAGAATATGAAATGGAAATTTATGACAAAACCTACACTGTACCCAGAATGATTGCCTGGTATGAGGATAAAGATAATGCAGGAGCCGATCCAAACGGACCTGACTGGACGTATGAATTGTTAAAAATTAGAAGCCGTGTTGAAAAAGAAACCCAGCTTGATTTTAACAGCCTTCTGTTAAATTTATACCGAAACGGAAAAGATGGCGTTGGCTGGCACAGCGATCGTGAAGACAATTCTGGCAAAGATCCAATTATAGCATCTGTCACTTTTGGAGAAACCCGAATGTTTAAACTTCGCCACAAATTTAGAAAAGATATTCCGCTGGTCGAAATACCGCTTCATCATGGCTCTTTCCTACTAATGGCGGGAACTACCAATAGTTTTTGGCAGCATCACGTACCCAAAACAGCGCGCAAAGTTTTGCCCCGAATAAATTTAACTTTTAGGCAAACGCAACGTAATGCGTAA
- a CDS encoding DUF1810 domain-containing protein, with protein MAYSNNDLARFLDAQNKLYLTALSEIGKGKKETHWMWFIFPQIKGLGKSDTANLYAINDLKEAADYLEHPILGKHLIEISELLLTFKMKSADGIFGDLDARKLRSCMTLFSLVENANPIFQEILEAFFSGETDPLTLSIINSTIKSVDEPVEI; from the coding sequence ATGGCTTATTCAAACAACGATTTAGCGCGCTTCTTAGATGCGCAGAACAAACTTTATCTTACTGCTCTTTCTGAAATCGGAAAAGGGAAAAAAGAAACGCATTGGATGTGGTTTATTTTTCCTCAAATTAAAGGATTGGGTAAAAGCGATACTGCAAATCTATATGCCATTAACGATCTAAAAGAAGCAGCAGATTATTTGGAGCATCCTATTTTAGGAAAACATTTAATTGAAATTTCAGAATTATTATTAACTTTTAAAATGAAATCGGCAGATGGAATTTTTGGCGATTTAGATGCCCGAAAATTGCGTTCTTGCATGACTTTATTTTCTTTGGTAGAGAATGCAAATCCAATATTTCAGGAAATTCTGGAGGCTTTCTTTTCTGGAGAAACCGATCCGCTTACTTTGTCTATTATTAATTCAACTATAAAATCTGTTGATGAACCGGTTGAAATATAA
- a CDS encoding response regulator encodes MSYKSQFIIIEDNLIDQFVTKKLLKKGLDINPVCIANNGKEGMNWILKNQLQNPLIILLDIQMPIMNGFEFLEEFDRLPENVKEKIEIFVLSSTLDSDEIQKVKENKYVSDFWNKPFRLETLKNAFLQV; translated from the coding sequence ATGTCATATAAATCTCAATTTATAATTATAGAAGACAACTTGATTGATCAATTTGTCACTAAAAAGCTGTTGAAAAAAGGACTTGATATTAATCCTGTCTGTATAGCCAATAACGGAAAAGAAGGAATGAACTGGATTCTAAAAAACCAGCTTCAAAATCCATTGATCATTCTTTTGGATATTCAAATGCCTATTATGAATGGTTTTGAATTTCTAGAAGAGTTTGATAGATTGCCGGAAAATGTAAAAGAAAAAATTGAAATTTTTGTACTTTCTTCGACCTTAGATAGCGATGAAATCCAAAAAGTTAAAGAAAACAAATATGTATCTGACTTCTGGAATAAACCTTTCAGATTAGAAACATTAAAAAACGCTTTTCTTCAAGTTTAA
- a CDS encoding sensor histidine kinase produces MSKLQALKNFRFPNVFILILIVFISCALLICINFFTIKILSANRAYVNGESHYSKGQKDASRHLITYLFTKSPAQWKLYLEELKVPQGDGIARITLLKAGDNQIARKGFLTGRNNEDDLDDIIWLFENFKNVSFLSKAINEWGQGDKLIFDLFVIGQQINAKIEHNILTAKDQEKYLKDISAISDRLTINERNFSNTLGEGTRKIKDLLIITNIFFILVIICSVCLYYSIMVKRLLVSKKEIEVKNENLIIVNHELDRFVYSASHDLRSPITSLKGLIEITALEDDVEQVRNYLQMMHQSLARQDQFISDIIDYSKNKRKEIIMEPVSLKELCNEAILQLMHIENANRIKFTQELLVDHIESDGLRLKIIINNLLSNAIKYADCAKPEMFITIKTYFSEGVNKIEVADNGIGIHDDYKANIFDMYFGTNKNKGSGLGLYIVKEAVENIRGDISVFSESNVGSKFIVTIPNSYVI; encoded by the coding sequence ATGTCTAAATTGCAAGCTTTAAAAAATTTTCGCTTCCCAAATGTCTTCATCCTTATTTTGATTGTTTTTATTTCGTGCGCATTGTTAATCTGCATCAATTTTTTTACTATCAAAATTTTATCTGCCAACAGAGCTTATGTAAATGGGGAATCACATTATTCAAAAGGACAAAAAGATGCATCCAGACATTTAATCACTTACTTATTTACAAAGAGTCCTGCGCAATGGAAATTGTATTTGGAAGAATTAAAAGTGCCACAAGGAGACGGCATTGCAAGAATCACCCTTTTAAAAGCTGGAGATAATCAAATTGCCAGAAAAGGATTTCTTACGGGCAGAAATAACGAAGACGATCTAGATGACATCATCTGGCTATTTGAAAATTTCAAAAACGTAAGCTTTTTATCTAAAGCGATAAATGAATGGGGACAAGGAGATAAATTAATTTTTGATCTCTTTGTTATTGGACAGCAGATTAATGCAAAAATTGAACACAATATATTAACTGCAAAAGATCAGGAAAAATATTTAAAAGATATTAGCGCAATTAGTGACCGATTAACGATTAATGAGCGGAATTTTTCAAATACATTAGGAGAAGGAACTCGAAAAATAAAGGATTTGCTAATTATCACAAACATTTTTTTCATTCTAGTTATCATCTGCAGCGTCTGCCTTTATTATTCTATAATGGTAAAAAGATTATTAGTATCAAAAAAAGAGATTGAGGTGAAAAATGAAAATCTCATTATCGTAAATCACGAATTGGATCGCTTTGTTTACAGCGCATCACACGATTTGAGATCACCTATCACCTCACTAAAAGGCCTCATCGAAATAACAGCACTGGAAGATGATGTGGAGCAGGTTCGAAATTATTTGCAGATGATGCATCAAAGCCTTGCCAGACAAGATCAGTTTATAAGCGATATTATTGATTATTCTAAAAACAAAAGAAAAGAAATAATCATGGAGCCCGTGAGTCTGAAAGAACTGTGCAATGAAGCCATTCTTCAATTAATGCATATTGAAAATGCAAACAGAATTAAATTTACGCAAGAGCTTTTGGTTGACCATATTGAAAGCGACGGTCTTCGTTTGAAAATCATCATCAACAACCTGCTTTCTAATGCCATAAAATATGCAGACTGCGCCAAACCAGAAATGTTTATTACAATAAAAACCTATTTTAGCGAGGGCGTAAATAAAATAGAGGTCGCAGATAATGGAATTGGAATTCATGACGATTATAAAGCCAATATTTTTGATATGTATTTTGGAACAAATAAAAACAAAGGCTCTGGACTAGGCTTATATATCGTAAAAGAAGCTGTTGAAAATATTAGAGGAGACATTTCTGTTTTTTCAGAAAGCAATGTTGGAAGTAAATTTATAGTAACAATACCAAATTCGTATGTCATATAA
- a CDS encoding MFS transporter gives MTEKIKTLQIIHLGVCAGTIIAYFIIGDISLETLNIPSIDSNSILYLIIPVLAFVTSSILFKAQLKQIDPKLKLEDKLPVYQTASIMRWAVLEGAAFLILILKPEFIIFGLLLIVYLIFLRPTEERITNDLSDY, from the coding sequence ATGACTGAAAAAATCAAAACTTTACAAATCATCCATCTTGGTGTTTGTGCAGGAACAATTATTGCGTATTTCATTATAGGAGACATTTCGTTAGAAACATTAAATATTCCTTCTATAGATTCAAATTCAATACTATATCTTATTATTCCAGTTCTTGCCTTTGTTACAAGCAGTATATTATTTAAAGCGCAATTAAAACAGATCGATCCGAAGCTAAAACTCGAAGACAAACTTCCAGTTTACCAAACGGCTTCTATTATGCGATGGGCAGTTCTTGAAGGCGCAGCTTTTTTAATATTAATCTTAAAGCCTGAATTCATCATATTCGGATTGCTTCTCATTGTATATCTCATTTTTTTAAGGCCAACAGAAGAAAGAATTACGAATGATTTATCCGACTATTAA
- a CDS encoding APC family permease produces MQENDQEHFKRELGLLDGTMLVVGSMIGSGIFIVSADIARQVGSAGWLTLIWLLSGFITVVAAVSYGELSAMFPKAGGQYVYLKEAYNKLIAFLYGWSFFAVIQTGTIAAVGVAFSKFAAYLYEPLSDENILYELGAFKLNAAQLVSILTIIILTFINSRGVKNGKILQTVLTIIKILSLLGLVVFGLTLAAKASIWDANWADGWSTRTFDKESGSWLPISGTALISGISAAMVGSLFSSDAWNGVTFIAGEIKNPKRNVGLSLFLGTFIVTSLYVVTNLMYLAVVPFDEIATAKFDRVAVVASDYIFGNIGALIIAIMIMISTFACNNGLIMAGARVYYTMAKDGLFFKKAAVLNSSSVPAWALWAQCIWASALCLTGKYGDLLDFVIIIVLIFYILTIYGIFILRKKMPDAERPYKAFGYPFLPMLYIVVASAICVSLLITKFSTCGWGVLIMLTGIPVYYLTKPSE; encoded by the coding sequence ATGCAAGAAAACGACCAAGAACATTTTAAAAGAGAACTCGGACTCTTAGACGGAACCATGCTTGTGGTTGGCTCTATGATTGGATCCGGGATATTTATTGTAAGTGCCGATATTGCCAGACAAGTAGGTTCGGCAGGGTGGCTTACCTTAATCTGGCTTTTGTCTGGATTTATTACTGTTGTCGCAGCAGTTAGCTACGGCGAACTGAGTGCAATGTTTCCTAAAGCGGGAGGACAATATGTCTATCTGAAGGAAGCTTACAACAAGCTGATTGCCTTTTTATACGGCTGGAGTTTTTTTGCAGTTATTCAAACTGGAACTATTGCGGCAGTAGGGGTAGCCTTTTCAAAATTTGCGGCTTATTTGTATGAACCGTTAAGCGATGAAAACATTCTTTACGAACTAGGGGCTTTTAAACTGAATGCAGCTCAGCTGGTTTCGATTTTAACCATTATCATTCTGACTTTCATTAATAGCCGTGGTGTGAAAAATGGAAAAATTCTGCAAACCGTTTTAACAATAATTAAAATTTTATCGCTGCTAGGATTAGTTGTTTTTGGATTAACGCTTGCCGCGAAAGCTTCAATTTGGGATGCAAACTGGGCAGATGGCTGGAGCACAAGAACATTTGACAAAGAAAGCGGATCATGGCTGCCAATTAGTGGAACTGCTCTGATTTCTGGAATTTCGGCAGCAATGGTAGGATCATTATTTTCTAGTGATGCTTGGAATGGCGTAACTTTTATCGCAGGAGAAATTAAAAACCCTAAACGAAATGTAGGCCTTAGTTTGTTTCTAGGAACTTTTATAGTGACCTCTCTTTATGTTGTGACAAATCTAATGTATTTGGCTGTAGTTCCGTTTGACGAAATTGCAACAGCAAAATTTGACCGTGTTGCCGTGGTGGCTTCAGATTATATTTTTGGAAATATCGGAGCGCTAATTATTGCAATTATGATCATGATTTCGACTTTTGCCTGCAACAACGGATTGATTATGGCGGGTGCGAGGGTATATTATACGATGGCAAAAGACGGATTGTTTTTCAAAAAAGCGGCCGTTTTAAATAGTTCGAGTGTACCTGCGTGGGCACTTTGGGCGCAATGTATTTGGGCTTCGGCTTTGTGTCTGACAGGAAAATATGGAGATTTGCTGGATTTTGTAATTATCATTGTTTTGATTTTTTACATTTTGACGATTTATGGAATTTTTATCCTGAGAAAAAAGATGCCAGATGCAGAAAGACCCTATAAAGCATTTGGCTATCCATTTTTGCCAATGCTGTATATTGTCGTGGCGTCGGCAATTTGTGTTTCGCTATTAATTACAAAATTTTCAACTTGTGGATGGGGAGTATTAATTATGCTGACTGGAATTCCAGTTTATTATTTAACCAAACCAAGCGAGTAA
- a CDS encoding C40 family peptidase produces MVYRLIIVLFFFSVGAFAQDNFIKHKISQGENLSVIAKKYGVKVKDIADANPNAPKILKLNSTLLIPNKNKNTAKAKTKNIEVAANDTPSIAASGTHEVASKETLWGISKKYNVSVDELKKANPSLETEGLKIGQQINIPSNDVASNISSQNEIPVNSEIASTDVELIREVKSKETKYGISKEYGITVAELERQNPSVKKKMPVGYLLKIRVPKEKADAIQAVKTSQETNIQGDLNAASSQLAETTPEIKRDSTVVRTGNYSELIDQLIASAVGNIGTRYRSGGTTKAGFDCSGLMFCTFGNFDIKLPRSSIEQSRIGTKVATDEAQKGDLIFFRTNGRRHINHVGMVVENIDGEIKFVHSSTHGGVMISSTKEPYYTRAFSQVNRVLN; encoded by the coding sequence ATGGTTTATCGGTTAATAATAGTATTGTTTTTTTTCAGTGTAGGAGCTTTTGCGCAGGATAATTTTATTAAGCACAAAATTTCGCAAGGAGAAAACCTTTCTGTTATTGCTAAGAAATATGGAGTGAAAGTAAAAGATATTGCAGATGCAAATCCGAATGCTCCTAAAATATTGAAACTTAATTCTACACTTTTAATTCCTAACAAGAATAAAAATACTGCTAAAGCAAAGACTAAAAATATTGAGGTTGCGGCAAATGATACTCCTTCTATTGCTGCTTCTGGTACTCATGAAGTAGCTTCGAAAGAAACGCTTTGGGGAATTTCTAAAAAATATAATGTTTCTGTTGATGAATTAAAAAAGGCAAATCCATCGCTGGAGACCGAAGGCTTAAAAATAGGACAGCAAATAAATATTCCTTCAAATGACGTAGCCTCGAATATTAGTTCGCAAAATGAAATTCCAGTCAATTCAGAAATAGCTTCAACAGATGTGGAACTTATAAGAGAAGTTAAGTCTAAAGAGACAAAATATGGAATTTCTAAAGAATACGGCATTACAGTAGCAGAGTTAGAACGTCAGAATCCATCAGTTAAAAAGAAAATGCCAGTTGGATATTTATTGAAAATTCGTGTTCCAAAAGAAAAAGCAGATGCAATTCAGGCTGTAAAAACTTCACAAGAAACTAATATACAAGGAGATCTGAATGCTGCTTCTAGTCAATTAGCAGAAACGACTCCAGAAATAAAAAGAGATTCGACTGTTGTGAGAACAGGAAACTATTCTGAGTTAATAGATCAGCTTATAGCAAGCGCAGTAGGTAATATTGGAACTAGATATAGATCGGGCGGAACTACAAAAGCAGGTTTTGACTGTTCAGGATTAATGTTTTGTACTTTTGGCAATTTTGATATTAAACTGCCAAGGAGTTCCATAGAACAATCTCGAATTGGGACAAAAGTAGCTACGGATGAGGCCCAAAAAGGCGATTTAATTTTCTTTAGAACCAACGGTAGACGCCATATAAACCATGTGGGTATGGTTGTTGAGAATATTGACGGAGAGATTAAATTTGTACATTCGTCTACTCATGGCGGTGTAATGATTTCTTCTACAAAAGAGCCGTACTACACAAGAGCTTTCTCTCAAGTAAATCGTGTTTTAAATTAA
- a CDS encoding methyltransferase domain-containing protein, translating into MTWDPKKYNEFKEERSKPFDDLTSLIVDQPNLKVIDLGCGTGELTQKLHQKLTNSFVLGIDNSAEMLAKAPTQEKLEFKEKTILEQIDDETKWDLIFSNAALQWIDNHNELFPKIISRLNPDGQLAVQMPQQNENILNKILFQLVQEEPFASYLKNWTRPSPVLTLDEYAKILFENGGKDLVLYEKVYPLISNNKDDFFDFISGSALTVYQERLEEKEFKALTAEFKKRINAYFPSVPSIYAFRRLIIYAKF; encoded by the coding sequence ATGACTTGGGATCCTAAAAAATACAACGAATTTAAAGAAGAACGCTCTAAACCTTTTGACGATCTAACAAGCCTTATTGTTGACCAACCAAATCTAAAAGTCATAGACCTCGGATGCGGAACAGGCGAGCTTACTCAAAAATTACATCAAAAACTGACGAATTCCTTTGTGCTTGGCATTGACAATTCTGCTGAAATGTTGGCAAAGGCTCCAACACAAGAAAAGCTTGAGTTTAAAGAAAAGACCATTTTAGAACAGATTGACGATGAAACCAAATGGGATTTAATTTTTTCAAACGCCGCACTGCAATGGATCGATAATCATAACGAACTTTTTCCAAAAATCATTTCCCGCTTAAATCCAGACGGACAATTGGCTGTTCAGATGCCGCAGCAAAATGAAAATATCCTTAATAAAATACTTTTTCAGTTGGTGCAGGAAGAGCCTTTTGCATCATATCTCAAAAATTGGACACGCCCTTCTCCAGTATTAACTTTGGATGAGTATGCTAAAATACTTTTTGAAAACGGAGGTAAAGATTTGGTTCTCTATGAAAAAGTTTATCCTTTGATTTCTAACAATAAAGATGATTTTTTCGATTTCATTTCCGGCTCTGCACTAACGGTTTATCAGGAAAGGCTGGAAGAAAAAGAATTTAAAGCATTAACAGCCGAATTTAAAAAAAGAATAAATGCTTATTTCCCTTCGGTACCATCTATTTATGCGTTTAGAAGATTGATTATTTATGCCAAATTTTAA